The following nucleotide sequence is from Ensifer adhaerens.
AATTATCTTTCCCACGGCGAAATGGGCCAGGCCCCGGACCTTCCGGCAGCCGTGGAACTGACGGAACTGCTGCAGCGCTGGCGGCATTCGGCCGAAGACGCCGAGCGGACGGAGATTTGGAGCCGGATGCTCTCGATCTACACCGACCAGGTGTTCTCGATCGGCATCGTCAACGCCTCGCTCCAGCCGATCCTCGTGGCAAAGAAGCTGAGGAACGTGCCCGACACTGCGCTCTACGGCTTCGACCCCACGTGCTATTTCGGTGTCTACAAACCCGACACCTTCTGGATCGAACAGGAAGCCTGACATGCTGCGATATATTCTCTGGCGTATCGCGGCGATGGCTCCGACCCTCCTCATCATTTCCGCTCTTGTCTTCACCATCATCGAACTGCCGCCAGGAGATTACTTCGAGAGCTATGTTGCCGAGATCAAGGCGCAGGGCGAAGGCGTCGACATGGAGCAGATCGAGGCGCTCCGGAAGGAGTACGGCTTCGATCAGCCGCCGGTGCTGCGCTACGTCTACTGGCTCGGCGGCATGCTGCAGGGCGATTTCGGCTATTCCTTCGAATACGAGCTTCCGGTGAGCGCCGTCGTCGGCGACCGCCTGTGGCTGACGATCCTCGTTTCCTTCGTCACCATCATCTTCACCTGGCTGATCGCTTTCCCGATCGGCATCTACTCGGCGACCCATCAGTACAGCTGGGGCGACTATGGCCTGTCGCTGATGGGCCTGATCGGCATCGCCATCCCCAACTTCATGCTGGCGCTGATCCTGATGTACTTCGCCAATATCTGGTTCGGGATTTCCATCGGCCACCTGATGGACCAGAAATATCTCGCTGAACCCATGAGTTGGGAAAAGGCGAAATCGATCCTCGAACACATCTGGATTCCGGTCATCATCGTCGGCGCGGCGGGAACCGCCGGCATGATCCGGCGCCTGCGCGCCAACCTGCTTGACGAGTTGCAGAAACAGTATGTGGTGACGGCACGCGCCAAGGGGCTTTCGCCGATGCGCACGCTGGTGAAATATCCGCTGCGCATGGCGCTGAACTTCTTCATCTCGGATATCGGTTCGATCCTGCCGGCGATCATCTCCGGCGCGGAAATCACCGCGATCGTGCTTTCGCTCGAGACCACCGGCCCGATGTTGATCAAGGCGTTGCAGAGCCAGGACATGTATCTTGCCGGGTCGTTCCTGATGTTCCTGGCCTTCCTGACGGTGATCGGCGTGTTGATCTCCGACATCGCGCTCGCCATTCTTGATCCTCGAATTCGGCTGCAAGGCAGGAGCACCAAGTGACGTCATTTCTTCCGGCGCCCGGCGAGCCCATGCCGCACTACGTATCTACGGCTCCGTTCGACCCCTATTCCGTCGAGGCGATGACGGACGAGCAGGTGCGCGTCAACCAGGCTTCGCAGCTGCGGCTGATGTGGTGGAAATTCCGCCGTCACAAGCTGGCGCTTGCGTCCGGCGTTTTTCTCGTCGTGCTCTACCTGATGATCGTCGTCTGCGAGTTTCTGGCGCCCTATAACCTGCATACCCGGAATATGGACTATATCTATGCGCCGCCGCAGGCGGTGCATCTCTTCCATGAGGGCAAGTTCGTCGGTCCCTTCGTCTACGGCCGCACGATGACGCTGGACATGGATACGCTGAAGCGCAACTACGCCGACGATACCAACGATGTGCAGCCGCTTCGCTTCTTCTGCCGCGGCGACGGCTATCGCTTCTGGGGGCTGTTTGAAAGCAACGTGCATTTCGTCTGCCCGGCAACGGGCGGCGAGGCCTTCTTCCTCGGAACGGACCGCCTCGGGCGCGACGTGCTGTCGCGCATCATCTATGGCGCGCGGATTTCGCTGACGATCGGCCTTCTCGGCATTACCGTCAGCTTCGTGCTCGGCATCGTCATCGGCGGTCTTGCCGGCTACCACGGCGGCGTCTTCGATCTCATCGTCCAGCGTGTCATCGAGGTGCTGCAATCGATCCCCAGCATCCCGCTCTGGCTGTCGCTGGCGGCGATCATGCCGGCGACCTGGAGTCCAATCTTCATTTATCTGGCGATCACGATCATCCTCGGCCTGCTCGATTGGACCGGGCTTGCGCGCGCTGTCCGCTCGAAGCTGCTGGCCTTGCGTGAAGAAGACTATGTGCTTGCGGCCCAGCTCATGGGTGCAAGGAGCAGCCGCATCATCGGCCGGCACCTCGTGCCCGGTTTCATGTCGCATCTGATCGCCACCGCGACCATCTCTATTCCCGGCATGATCCTCGGGGAAACGGCGCTCAGCTTCCTTGGCCTCGGTCTCAGGCCGCCGATCACCAGCTGGGGCATTCTGCTGACGGAGGCGAAAAGCGTCAGCGTCATTGCCTTCTATCCCTGGCTCCTATTTCCCACAATTCCGGTCATTCTTGTGATTTTGGCGTTCAACTTCTTGGGAGATGGGTTGCGTGACGCGGCGGATCCCTACAAATGAAGCCCGGTTTGACGCAGCCATACGGCCCGCGTGAAACGGTTCATCGTACCCTGAGTGAAAGGTTTCTTGCATGATGCGGCGTTTTGAAGATGCCCGGATCCTCATGTATAGCCATGACACGTTCGGGCTCGGACACCTCAGGCGCTGCCGCACGATCGCGCATTCGCTGGTGGAAGACTATCGCGGCTTGAACATCCTGATCATTTCCGGGGCGACGATTGCCGGCGCGTTCGACTATCGCGCGCGCGTGGATTTCGTGAAGATCCCGAGCGTGATCAAGCTGCATAATGGCGACTACACCTCGCTCGACCGCCATATCGAACTCGATGAAACGCTGAAGATGCGCCAGGCGATCATTCGCCATACGGCAGAGACCTTCAAGCCGGACATCTTCATCGTCGACAAGGAGCCGATGGGCCTGCGCGGCGAGGTCGAGGAAACGCTGACCTATCTGAAAGCGCACGGCACGACGCTCGTCCTCGGCCTGCGTGAGGTCATGGATGCGCCGCACCTGCTCGAGGCAGAGTGGAAGCGGCGCGATACCATGCGCAAGATCGAGCAGTACTACGACACGATTTGGGTCTACGGCCCGCCTGATTTCTACGACCCCCTGACCGAACTCGACGTGCCGCCCGCGGTGCGCGAGCGCATGAACTTCGTCGGTTTTCTGCAGCGCAGCGTCCCGCGCGAGGAATTGCCGGGTCATAAGCCTCAGGGCGACTACATCCTCGTCACCACTGGCGGCGGCGGAGATGGGGCGGACCTGATCCACGACGTCATCCATGCCTATCAGCAGGATCCGGAGCTCACGCACAAGGCGCTGATCGTGCTAGGACCCTACATGCCGGTCAAGAAGCGGGAAAAGCTGATCCGCAAGGGCAGCAAGATCCCCTATATCAAGATCATCGAGTTCGACAATCGCATGGAAGAGCTCATTGCCGGCGCCAAGGGCGTCGTCGCCATGGGCGGCTACAACACCTATTGCGAAATCCTCTCCTTCGACAAGCCGGCGCTGATCGTGCCGCGCATCCAGCCGCGCGAGGAGCAACTGATCCGCGCGCGCCGGGCTGCCGAGCTGGGGCTGATCGAGATGCTTCTGCCGGACGAGGCGGAGGATCCGTTGCGGCTGGCGGCGGCGCTGAGGGCGCTGCCTTATCGTGAGCCACCGTCGAAAAGCGGCGCCAACGGCCTGCGGCTGGAAGGCCTCGTGCACATCTCCGAGATCGTCGGCAGATGGCTCGATCGGCCGTCGAGCGACCACCTGAACATCGTGAAGAAATCGAGCTGAAGCATTGCCGACAGACCGCAAGATTGCAGTCGTGCTGAAGGGCTACCCGCGTCTTTCGGAAACATTCATCGCCCAGGAACTGCTTGGCCTCGAGCGCGCCGGGATAGAACTCGTCCTGATCTCGCTTCGGCGTCCAACGGACGGCAAGCGCCACCCGGTGCATGACGAAATCCGCGCCGACGTCCACTATCTGCCGGAATATCTGCATGAGGAGCCGCTAAGGGTTCTGCGCGGGCTCGTGCGCTGTCTGCCGAAACCCGGATTCTGGCGCGTCCTGGGTCTGTTCCTCAAGGACCTGCCGCGCGATTTCAGCCGCAACCGCTTTCGCCGGCTCGGCCAGGCGCTGGTGCTCGCCTCCGAATGGCCTGGACAGCCGCGCTGGCTGCACGCGCACTTCATCCATACCCCTGCTTCGGTGACGGCCTATGCCAGCGTGATCGCTGGCACGCCCTGGACCTGTTCGGCGCATGCAAAGGACATCTGGACCTCGCCCGACTGGGAACTGTCCGAAAAGCTCGGCCTTGCGCGCTGGACCGTGACCTGCACACGCATGGGGTACGAGCATCTCCGCAGCCTTGCCAGCGACAAATCGAGAGTACATCTGAGCTATCATGGCCTCGACCTCGACCGCTTCCCGCATTTCGACGGCACGCATTCCAATCGCACCGGTTCCGATCCGGCCGATCCCGTCCGCATCGTCAGCGTCGGCCGTGCCGTTGGAAAAAAGGGCTACGACGTGTTGCTGAAGGCGCTGGCCAAGCTGCCGGCAGAGCTTCATTGGCGGTTCGAGCATATCGGCGCCGGCGAACTGACCGGCCAATTGAAGACGCTCGCCACGGAGCTCGGCGTCTCCGACCGTATTGTCTGGAAGGGCGCGCTCGACCAGACCGATGTGCTTGCGCACTATCGGGCAAGCGACATCTTTGCGCTCGCCTGCCGGATCACCGCGGACGGCGATCGGGACGGGTTGCCGAACGTGCTTGTCGAAGCATCGAGCCAGCGGCTGGCCTGCGTCTCGACGGCGATATCCGGCGTTCCGGAACTCCTCGAGGACGGCGAAAACGGCCGTGTCGTTCCGTCGGAGGATCCGCAGGCACTTGCGGCCGCGCTTGAGGAACTGATCCGCAATCCGGCACTTCGCCACAGGTTCGGCGATGCGGCCGAGCGGAAGGTTCGCGGCCAGTTCGACCACCACACCAGCATCGAACAACTCGCCGGCCTGTTCGCCAGCGAATGGAGAGCCGCCTGATGTCCGCACGTCGCGTCTTCTTCTACGTACAGCACCTGCTCGGCATCGGTCACCTGGCGCGGGCAAGCCGGATCGCGAGCGCCTTGGCGGCCAAAGGCTATGACGTGACCGTCGTGACGGGCGGCAGCCCGGTGCCGGGGTTCCCCGCAAACGATGTGAAACACGTGGCCCTGCCGCCGGTGCTGGCTGGCGACAAGGGGTTTAGCGGACTTGCCGATGGCGAGGGAAACCCGGTCAGCGAGGCTTTCAAGCAAGAGCGCCGCGACCTGCTGATCGAGGCATTTCTTGCCTGCAAGCCTGACATCGTCATCTTCGAAGCCTTCCCCTTTGGCCGCCGCCAGATGCGTTTCGAGTTGATGCCGCTGCTGGAGGTGATCGAGAAGCAGGAGCCGCGGCCCCTCGTTGCCGCATCGCTGCGCGATATCCTGCAGGAGCGGACGAAGCCCGGGCGCGCCGAAGAAACCCTCGACGTTGTCAGGGCGCATTTCGACCTCGTGCTCGTGCATGGCGATCCTGCCTTTGCGCGGCTAGAGGAGACCTATCCGTATACGGCGGAGATCGAAGACAAGATCGTCTATACCGGTCTTGTCGCCGGCCATGCCCCTGAACCTCCGGCTGAAAGGTTCGACGTGCTTGTTTCGGCTGGCGGCGGCGCGGTCGGCAAGGAGCTGATCGGCGCGGCACTACAGGCGGCCGGGCTGCTTGCGGGCGACCTGAAATGGTGCCTGATCACCGGGCCGAACCTGCCGCAGGACGACTATGATGGCTTTGCCGCCGCAGCGCCCGCAAACGTGCATCTGTTCCGCTTCCGCAAGGATTTTGCGAGCCTTCTGTCGGGTGCGCGGCTCTCGGTTTCCCAGGCCGGCTACAACACCGTCTGCGATATCTTCCGTGCCGGCTGTGCGTCGCTGCTCATTCCCTTCGTCGCCGGCGGCGAGACCGAGCAGTCGACGCGCGCCGAAAGGCTCGAAAAGCTCGGCCTTGCCGGCGTTCTGCCAGAAGCGGACGTGACACCGGAGAGGCTGGCCCGCGACGTCGAGACGATGCTGGCGCGGCCAAGGCCGGAGATCCCACCACTCGACCTGAACGGCGCCGCTAGAACGGCGGAGATACTTGGGCTTCAGACGGTCCGCTAGCCGTAGTCGGTGGTGCCCATCGGTCTCCGCTGAAGGCCGCCCTTGAGCGGAACCACCGAAATAGAAAAGTCGCTCGGCAAACCAATGGTCGGGCGACCATTCGACTATCTGCCAGTATGTACGGAGCCTGGATATTTTCCTCGCGTTCTGCGTGTCCCGGCTGGCTGTCTCCGGAATGGT
It contains:
- a CDS encoding glycosyltransferase family protein codes for the protein MMRRFEDARILMYSHDTFGLGHLRRCRTIAHSLVEDYRGLNILIISGATIAGAFDYRARVDFVKIPSVIKLHNGDYTSLDRHIELDETLKMRQAIIRHTAETFKPDIFIVDKEPMGLRGEVEETLTYLKAHGTTLVLGLREVMDAPHLLEAEWKRRDTMRKIEQYYDTIWVYGPPDFYDPLTELDVPPAVRERMNFVGFLQRSVPREELPGHKPQGDYILVTTGGGGDGADLIHDVIHAYQQDPELTHKALIVLGPYMPVKKREKLIRKGSKIPYIKIIEFDNRMEELIAGAKGVVAMGGYNTYCEILSFDKPALIVPRIQPREEQLIRARRAAELGLIEMLLPDEAEDPLRLAAALRALPYREPPSKSGANGLRLEGLVHISEIVGRWLDRPSSDHLNIVKKSS
- a CDS encoding glycosyltransferase family 4 protein, yielding MPTDRKIAVVLKGYPRLSETFIAQELLGLERAGIELVLISLRRPTDGKRHPVHDEIRADVHYLPEYLHEEPLRVLRGLVRCLPKPGFWRVLGLFLKDLPRDFSRNRFRRLGQALVLASEWPGQPRWLHAHFIHTPASVTAYASVIAGTPWTCSAHAKDIWTSPDWELSEKLGLARWTVTCTRMGYEHLRSLASDKSRVHLSYHGLDLDRFPHFDGTHSNRTGSDPADPVRIVSVGRAVGKKGYDVLLKALAKLPAELHWRFEHIGAGELTGQLKTLATELGVSDRIVWKGALDQTDVLAHYRASDIFALACRITADGDRDGLPNVLVEASSQRLACVSTAISGVPELLEDGENGRVVPSEDPQALAAALEELIRNPALRHRFGDAAERKVRGQFDHHTSIEQLAGLFASEWRAA
- a CDS encoding ABC transporter permease, with the translated sequence MLRYILWRIAAMAPTLLIISALVFTIIELPPGDYFESYVAEIKAQGEGVDMEQIEALRKEYGFDQPPVLRYVYWLGGMLQGDFGYSFEYELPVSAVVGDRLWLTILVSFVTIIFTWLIAFPIGIYSATHQYSWGDYGLSLMGLIGIAIPNFMLALILMYFANIWFGISIGHLMDQKYLAEPMSWEKAKSILEHIWIPVIIVGAAGTAGMIRRLRANLLDELQKQYVVTARAKGLSPMRTLVKYPLRMALNFFISDIGSILPAIISGAEITAIVLSLETTGPMLIKALQSQDMYLAGSFLMFLAFLTVIGVLISDIALAILDPRIRLQGRSTK
- a CDS encoding ABC transporter permease: MTSFLPAPGEPMPHYVSTAPFDPYSVEAMTDEQVRVNQASQLRLMWWKFRRHKLALASGVFLVVLYLMIVVCEFLAPYNLHTRNMDYIYAPPQAVHLFHEGKFVGPFVYGRTMTLDMDTLKRNYADDTNDVQPLRFFCRGDGYRFWGLFESNVHFVCPATGGEAFFLGTDRLGRDVLSRIIYGARISLTIGLLGITVSFVLGIVIGGLAGYHGGVFDLIVQRVIEVLQSIPSIPLWLSLAAIMPATWSPIFIYLAITIILGLLDWTGLARAVRSKLLALREEDYVLAAQLMGARSSRIIGRHLVPGFMSHLIATATISIPGMILGETALSFLGLGLRPPITSWGILLTEAKSVSVIAFYPWLLFPTIPVILVILAFNFLGDGLRDAADPYK
- a CDS encoding glycosyltransferase family protein → MSARRVFFYVQHLLGIGHLARASRIASALAAKGYDVTVVTGGSPVPGFPANDVKHVALPPVLAGDKGFSGLADGEGNPVSEAFKQERRDLLIEAFLACKPDIVIFEAFPFGRRQMRFELMPLLEVIEKQEPRPLVAASLRDILQERTKPGRAEETLDVVRAHFDLVLVHGDPAFARLEETYPYTAEIEDKIVYTGLVAGHAPEPPAERFDVLVSAGGGAVGKELIGAALQAAGLLAGDLKWCLITGPNLPQDDYDGFAAAAPANVHLFRFRKDFASLLSGARLSVSQAGYNTVCDIFRAGCASLLIPFVAGGETEQSTRAERLEKLGLAGVLPEADVTPERLARDVETMLARPRPEIPPLDLNGAARTAEILGLQTVR